ACAACCGCAATTCCGCGCCCCATCGCCTCCAGGGCTTCGTGGTGCTTAACATCTCCCGTTAAGTAGACATCGGCCCCGACTTCCAGAGCCCTGGGGAGAAACGCCATACCGCTTCCGCCACAAAGGGCAACTTTTTCAACGAATCGATCCGGGGAACCAACAACTCGAACCACCTTTTGCCCCAGCAGTTTCCTGACTTCCCCGGCAAAGCGGGCTAAGGGCATGCCCTCCGCCAATTTTCCCACCCTGCCCGCGCCGTAGCGACGGCCCTGGTTCCAAAGAGGATAGACGTCATAGGCTACTTCTTCATAGGGATGGGCCTGCAACATCGCATTCAGGACGGGGGAAAGTTTTTCTTCAGGAACGATGGTTTCGATTCGATATTCATCAGCCTTCTCTAATTCACCGATCTTACCGAGAAAGGGGTCGGCCCCGGCGAGGGGGCGAAAAGTTCCGGTACCACTGGTTTGAAAAGTACATTCCGCGTATTGCCCGATCCATCCTGCTCCCGCGTCACACATTACCTGGCGTACTGCAGCTTCGTAACCGTGGGGAACAAATACAACTAATTTATAAAGCTTCTCAGCACGTGTCGGCAATAAAAATTCGAGTTCCGAAAGGCCTAAATAGCGGGCCAGCACGTCATTAACCCCGTCCGGTGCTACATCTAAATTAGTGTGAGCGACGTAGAGGTGAATTCCGGCCTGGATTAACCTAGCAATAAGGGAGCCGGGAAAGAGATCAAAGCGTAAAAGAGATAAGGGGTCGCGGAAAAGTGGGTGGTGAGAAACGATTAACTGCACCTCTGACTGGATTGCCTCACTGACCACTTCCTCCGTAACATCGAGTGTCACTAAAACCTTTTTAATTTCGCTGGCGGGCGATCCGATCAGGAGACCGACCCGGTCTCCCCCCCTCGCTAAAAATTTCGGTGCCCACGCCTCAAGCCAGGTCATGATGGTTTGGCATTTAACTGACACGCGATCACCCTCTTAAAGAATTCCATTTTTTTAATCCAATCACGCTGCATCTGCCGGGCCGCAGGAGTTCGGGCGCGTTCCAGGGCCTTGATTACGCCATCCATTTCCTGTACCTGTTTTTCTAAAAAGGGAACAAGAAGTGGGTGGGCCTTTTTAACAAGCCTGGGGCCGATTTCCAGATACAACCCCGGCTCAAAATCCCGGCAATTCTCAAGGGGTTTCTCCTCTGCTTCAGGTGAAGGTCCCGGCTCAGCAATAATTATCTCGTAAAAACGCCCTCCTTCTAAAACAAGATCTTCATCCATTAACGACCAGCAGTGGCTTAACAACCAGTCGCGTAAAATTCCAGCCCCTCCTATGGGTTGGAGAATTAGACGTTTAACCCGCTCGAGTACAGCCGGAGAGGCCTCCAGGATATCCCTGATTTTTACCCCTCCCATACCGGCAATCACAATGACATCTGCTTCGCCGGGCCGGAGGACCTGAAGACCGTCTCCTTCTCTAACCTGAATTTGATTGTCTAAACCGTAAAAGGCAACCGTTGACCTGGCTGACTGCAAAGGACCGGGGTGGAGTTCACCGGCTATTACCCTGGGAGAGATTTCTTGTTTTACCAGGTACACAGGCAATAAAGCATGATCTGTACCGATATCCGCAACGGGAGCTCCCGGCGTTACGTAGACTGCGATCCGGGCAAGCCTTTCCGGCAATTTCAAGTACTTCCCTCCTCATTCGATAGATGCTCTTTTTGTTCCAATGCGCCCGTAAAAAACACCTGGGTTTTTCCTGTTTTCTCTTGAAAGGATCGATTCGGGTTGCAAAAACAGAAGTAGCTGCCTTGCCCCTTCGGCCAGATTCAAATTTTGAATGTACGCCTTGTTTAACTCAACGCTCTCCTCCAATTTTAGAGATATTATGAAATCAGGTCAAGAAAACTTTTAAAAACCGGCATTTCCAGCTTCATGATTGACATGTTGCCTGAAATTAGCTAAGATATATTTAAATATCTAAATATCTAAATATATTCCTTATTTTAATTTCTTAACAACTCTTCCGGCTTAAAAAGATCAAGCATAGGAATGATGTACGATGCGTAAAATTGCAGAAGCGTTTCGCGCGCTGGGAGACGAAACCCGACTCCGCATTCTTACGCTCCTCTGTCACGCGGAACTATGTGTTTGCGAAATTGAATTGATTCTCAAGCTCCCCCAACCCCGCGTCTCTCGCCATTTGGGGATCCTTAAAGACGCAGGTCTGATCGGCGACCGGCGGGACGGCCAGATGGTCTTTTACCACCTTGTTTCCTCTCATCCCATCTGGACCAGCGCAGGCCCTGGAATTAAACAACTTCTAGGCGATTTCGCTGCGCCCGACGACATCCTGCGCCTTCAACACTGTCTCCGGCACCGCCGGGAGGGAAAGGAACACCTGGCCAAACTCCGCTACGAGTGGTCCAAAGTCGAAATTCACCTTTATTAAGCTTGGATTTATAGGGTTTTGTTTTTCGAACTTTCACTTCAGGAGGGGGTTTTATAATGGAGGTTTACCTGAACAATGCGGCAACATCCTGGCCCAAACCCGAGTGCGTTTACGAAGCGGTTGACAACTTCCTGCGCCACTTCGGGGCAAGCCAGGGGCGCGGGGTTTTCCGGCGCAGCCTGGAGGCCACCAGGATCATCGAGGACTGCCGTCATACCGTGGCCCGCTTGTTTAATATCAGGGACCCTTCCCGGATTGTTTTAACGAAAAACTGCTCCGAGGCCCTGAATCTGGCAATCAAGGGCTTGTTACGCCCCGGCGATCACGTGATCACCAGCAGCATGGAGCACAACTCGGTCTGGCGCCCTTTAAAAACACTTGAGAAAAAAAGAAATATTTCTTTATCGGAAGTAATGTGTAACGAGCGCGGGGAAATTAACTTCGATGATATCAAACAGGCCTTCCGGCCGGAAACACGCCTTCTGGTCTTCACCCATGCCTCCAACGTGACGGGAACCCTCTTTCCCATAGCTGAACTTGCGGACCTTGCCCATACCCACGGTGCCAGGCTGCTGGTTGACGCCGCCCAAACCGCAGGGGTTTTTCCCATTGATGCTGCCGAACTTAACATCGACCTCTTAGCGTGCAGCGGCCACAAGGGGCTGCTCGGGCCCCAGGGAACCGGTGCCCTCTACATCACGCCTGGCCTGGATCTGGAACCCTTGCTTGAGGGGGGAACCGGAAGCAATTCCCTCTTCCCCTTCCAGCCCGAAACCCTCCCGGAACGCTTTGAAACAGGCACCCCGAACGGCCCCGGCCTCGCCGGGCTCGGGGCGGCAGCAGAGTTTCTTCTAAAGACAGGGGTTGCGGCGATTCGAGAAAAAGAACATCAACTGACGGCCCTTTTGCTGGAAAAGCTGAACCGCGTCCCCGGCGTTATCCTCTACGGGCCCCAGGACCCCGACCGCCAGGTGGCGGTGGTCTCCTTCAACATTCAAGATGTAAACCCCGAAGAGGTGGGGGCGGTGCTGGACGAGATTTATAACATCATGGTCAGGACGGGGCTGCACTGCGCCCCCCGCGCCCACAGGACCATCGGCACCCTGGAAACGGGAACGGTGCGCGTCAGCCCCGGTTATTTTAATGCAGTCACAGATATTGAATACTTTCTGGATGCGATCCGGGAAATCGCCCGGAAAGCTGCCTCCGGTTCCACCCACCCTATTCGCCCAGGAGAACAAGACGCAGTAGAGGCCAGAGAATTCGTGAAGGGCTACCGGATCGTCCAAACCGCCCCCTGCTACGCCGATGCCAGGAAGATCAGGGCGATCGCCTCCCTGACAGATGACATTGAAGCGCTTTTTCCTTATTTAAATGCAGTGCTGAGGGGAAGCTACCACGAAGCGGGGAAATCGTTCACTTTCTCTTACGAAAGCCGGCCTGTGGTTCTCCAGCCCCGACAGATTATCCTGGGCAAGACCGAAAACATCGCCAGGGCAAACGAGATCCTGGAGAATGTGTTGAAAATGCTGAACAGGGTGGCTGCCGCCCGGGAGAAAATAGTTCCTACCACGGAGCCCCAGAGCCAGCTGAGCCCCTTCATGCTCTACAAACACCTCCCCCGCACCAACTGCAGGGAGTGCGGGGAACTGACCTGCCTGGCCTTCGCAACAGGGGTCATCCAGGGGCGCTACGAAGCGGAGCAGTGCCCGCACTTGAGGGAGGCGGCCTACGCGGAGCAAAAACAGGCAGTTGAAAAGCTCCTGGCCGAGTACCTGGAGGGCCTTCTGCCTGCCGGGGAGGAGCTGCTCAAATGAAAAAGGTTTTCATCGTCCTGGAGCCCCAGGAAATCCTCAGGCTCCAGGGGATCCTGATGGAGCACGATGCAGAAGAGGCGTGGAATTTTCTCCAGTTCACGCTCTGGCCCAAGATTAAAAAAGAGGTCAGTTGTTTAGACGGAAAAAAGTAAAGGAGGGATAAAATGTCAAGGTGTGTAAAGTGCGGCCTTTTCTCGGCCCTGAACAGTGAGTGCTTCTGGTTTAAAAAAAAGCTCTCCAGGCAGGACCTCGCGGCAAGCAGTGAATGTCCATACTTTACAGAAATTCTTTACGAAGACGGTGTTCCCCTCACCCCTTACCAGCACTTCCTGCTTAAAAAACAGGACCTGGAGAGCAAGAAAATGCAGGGTCCGGTGTAAACAGGCATTTTCCAACCTGCAATTTTAATGAGAGGAGGCGGATGCTCTTATCCTGGTCGAAGGGTGCTCACGGGTGCGAGAAAGGCGCCTTCAGCCGGCGGACCTGGAACCAGGCTGCTTATGTGGTTGCCAGCCGCCTCGGGATAAAGAAAAAGCACGAGTTCGTTTTCGGCGGAGAAGATGTTGAGTGTGGCAGGGACAAAAACTTTAGTAAAAAGCCAAAAAATTAAGAATCTAAAAAGGGGGGAAGATTAATGTCAGGAGGAAATTTTTCTGTTCAAACAGCTCTCACGTACCTTGTTGCCTGTTCCGGTGCATGTTCCAACCTTGGGCAACTGAGCAGCAAGGTACTGCTCGGTCTCGCCAGGGAAGGCTATGGAAAGCCTTTCTGCCTTGCGGGACTTGCTGCACACCTGCCGGGATTCCTTGAGCGGGCCAAGCAGGGAGAGTTCCTGGTCATCGATGGGTGCCCGCAGCAATGCGCCCTGAAGACAGTTGAACATGCAGGATTCAAAGCTTCTCAAGCAGTTGTCATCGCAAAGCTGGGTGTTGAA
The sequence above is a segment of the Bacillota bacterium genome. Coding sequences within it:
- a CDS encoding Nif3-like dinuclear metal center hexameric protein; its protein translation is MSVKCQTIMTWLEAWAPKFLARGGDRVGLLIGSPASEIKKVLVTLDVTEEVVSEAIQSEVQLIVSHHPLFRDPLSLLRFDLFPGSLIARLIQAGIHLYVAHTNLDVAPDGVNDVLARYLGLSELEFLLPTRAEKLYKLVVFVPHGYEAAVRQVMCDAGAGWIGQYAECTFQTSGTGTFRPLAGADPFLGKIGELEKADEYRIETIVPEEKLSPVLNAMLQAHPYEEVAYDVYPLWNQGRRYGAGRVGKLAEGMPLARFAGEVRKLLGQKVVRVVGSPDRFVEKVALCGGSGMAFLPRALEVGADVYLTGDVKHHEALEAMGRGIAVVDAGHHGTERVIVPVLGEYLRARAEQEKRELEVVLSRINTDPFLYF
- a CDS encoding class I SAM-dependent methyltransferase produces the protein MKLPERLARIAVYVTPGAPVADIGTDHALLPVYLVKQEISPRVIAGELHPGPLQSARSTVAFYGLDNQIQVREGDGLQVLRPGEADVIVIAGMGGVKIRDILEASPAVLERVKRLILQPIGGAGILRDWLLSHCWSLMDEDLVLEGGRFYEIIIAEPGPSPEAEEKPLENCRDFEPGLYLEIGPRLVKKAHPLLVPFLEKQVQEMDGVIKALERARTPAARQMQRDWIKKMEFFKRVIACQLNAKPS
- a CDS encoding metalloregulator ArsR/SmtB family transcription factor, with the translated sequence MRKIAEAFRALGDETRLRILTLLCHAELCVCEIELILKLPQPRVSRHLGILKDAGLIGDRRDGQMVFYHLVSSHPIWTSAGPGIKQLLGDFAAPDDILRLQHCLRHRREGKEHLAKLRYEWSKVEIHLY
- a CDS encoding (Fe-S)-binding protein; protein product: MLYKHLPRTNCRECGELTCLAFATGVIQGRYEAEQCPHLREAAYAEQKQAVEKLLAEYLEGLLPAGEELLK
- a CDS encoding putative zinc-binding protein; translated protein: MSGGNFSVQTALTYLVACSGACSNLGQLSSKVLLGLAREGYGKPFCLAGLAAHLPGFLERAKQGEFLVIDGCPQQCALKTVEHAGFKASQAVVIAKLGVEKSNVLDIPQEEVEKVLESAKEALACKGGTS